ccagagttcaaatcccagcaaccacatggtggctcacaaccatccacaacaagatcctcttctggagtgtctgaaaacagctacagtgtacttacacatattaataaataaatctttaaaaaaaaaagaaacaagattgCTTGTTGTCTTAAATCTCAGTGTGGGGATTGTTTGTTACATGGCATTATTGTTGCAAGAGCTGACTCATACAAAGTTGTTACTGTAGCATAATGTAGCCAGCTCAGATTGGTGTCAACATTAGCACCTGCCCGCTAATGGCCCTTCTGTAAGTGGCAGCTGTCACGATGATTAATTAGTATTTACTGAGACAGACTCTCTGAAgaaccatcattttttttttttaaggtagcaCCCACTGCTCTCATATCTGCTTTCAAAGGAGGTTTTTCATCACACAGTTCTGAAGTTCTCACTGTTAATAGCCACATGTTACCAACATGGACATGGAGATGAGGCAGGAGATGTGACCAGAACTCACATCAGGATTCTCACCATCCTAGCTGTTTGACTTAAGGCCTCAGTTTGTCCACTTGTAACGTGGAATAATATCAATTTCATCTGGGCGGGGCTGTTCACAGCCATAATCCCAACCTTCCAGATGGTGAGGCAGAGAGCTCACCTCGAGTTTGAGGCTGGACTGGACTACACTACATAATGAGGCCATCTCAAAGGACGACAGCAGAGCAGCAAATCAATTTCATGGAGCTGTGATCAGGAAATGACTAGAAAGTATAAAACACTTAGCAGGGTGCCTCTTACTATAAAGCGGGGgctacttgattttctttttccctttgctttATAAAAGGGCAGGAGTCAGGATGACagccctgcctctgtccctccatttctctctctctcttctgcactgAGTCTCACTGTGtgactctggctggccttgaactaacaaagatccacctgcccctgcctcccgagtgctgggattaaaaacatacaccatcacacctgaTGCATACTGGGATGAAGGCAAGAGCTATTAtatcgggtttttttttttcttttttctttttcttttctttttttcttttggttggctgttctggaactcactctgcagaccagattggcctcgaactcagaaatctgcctgcctctgcctcccaagtgcttggattaaaggcgtgcgccaccacccggccttcctgtttgtttttgagacagggtctgcctATGCAGCCTCAGTTCAGGCCAGTCCTGTGCtcatgatcctcctacctcagcctcagtCCATGCTGCCACATAGGGACCCTCTCCTCTTTGAATCAGGAAAAGGGCTCCGAAAAGAACACTGAGACCTGTACTGTTTACAACCCACCTTCCCAAGATGCATCTGTCACAAGGAATGAGGTTTGTACTGTCGATCTGTTTTAATTTACAGGCAGCTGGAAAGCTGCAGGGCTCCTCAAGTTACATACTTCTCGGTTCTTCACTCTCCCCTGCCAGGAGGGTAAGGGGCTGGAAGGCAGTCTGCCCGGCGCAGGAAGTAGAGATAGAAGGCTGAAGGGACCTCAGCCCCTGCCTTGGTGTGGCAGGCGCTCTCTGTAGCACAGCCCCTCGTGGCAAATTTCGTGTGGATAATACCTGTGACGACATTTCAGAATGGAGTCGACTTCTGTGTGACCCAGGagtctaacacacacatacatcccattaacacacacacacaccaccaccaccaccaccaccaccaccaccaccaccaccaccatcatccagtACTACGGAACTTCCTCATCACCTGTAATGGGGAAAGTGTGGATCTCTATTTctgagacaccccctcccccaatcaaAGCACCACTCACCAGCCTGCACATTGCCAGCAAAATAGATGCAGTGTGTTTCCCGGCCCACGCAGCGAGCTGCCTGGGTTCCTGGACAGGTCTCCTGGAAGGGCGCAATGCAGGAGGGACACATCAGGCCATTCTCTGTCCGATTGTTCAagggagctgtgaagaaagacgTTGCATAAAGCAGGCTGGAAGGCTTGCTACCCCAACACCCTCTGAACCCTGGGAAACAGAAGTTAGTTGGTAGAGTTTGCAGGTAAGGAAACGGAGGCCTGGAAGTAGTCAAGGGTGGTGTGCCAGATGTCACAGGACAGGCACACTGTTCTTGAATGGTACTTACGGGGCACAGAGCCACTGTTGCAACCGTCACTTTGACAGCAGTGGGCGTTGGACACCATGTAGTCACTGGGAGTCATGGTGGTTGATACGAAGCCTGAGTAGCAGTCTTTGTACTTCATGCAGGCCTTGAAGGTGTTCACTGACTTTCGGCCCTCTGCAGAGTAGGGGGCAGGAGTGGAGGGATGGCAGTGCTGTCAATCACTTCTTCctcacccctccccatccctctccagATCACCATGGCATCTGCACTCATatgtgcatacaaacacatatgcatattcacgtatacatacattaaaataaacctttgagacagggtctcactatgtagctctgacctacaactcactgtagaccaggctggccttgaactcacagagatcctcctgcctctgcctccagggtgttggcattaaaggtgtgtgctaccacacttggctaaaataagtaaaaaaaaaaatttttttttttttttttttttttttttttggtttttcgagacagggtttctctgtggtgtgtggtgtgtggtggcgcacgcctttgatcccaacacttgggaggcagaggcaggtggatttctgagttcgaggccagcctggtctacagagtgagttccaggacagccaaggctagacagagaaaccctgtctcaaaaaaacaaaaacaaaaacaaaaacaaaaacagaagagcaTTGGGTGAGAGAAACGACTCGCCAGGATGTCATTAAAGAAGTTGGAAAAATCATTTACGTGGTACACCTCGAAGCTGAGGATAAAGCCCTTGAGCAAGAGCTCAGCTTGCTGAATGGGTTAAAGGACAtcatggggcggggtggggggtgcgggagagaaggttcagtggttaagagcactggctgttcttcctagACGACCAGATTTAACAACTGtctgtatgtaactccagttacaggggatctgacaccaatgtacataaaattattaaaaaagagaGGTGACCTTCaggactgcacacacacacacatacacacacacgtttaaTGTTAAAAAGGCCATGACAGAAGCACGGCCTTCCTTTGTTACAGCCTTCCGCCCGTCCGTCTCTCAGCTGGAATCACTGTCCTATAACTAAGGCTCTCTCTTACCATTGAAAATGAACATCCAACCCAATCGTCCTTATTTCCCCATCATCTCTGAGGTCTGGGGTGCTCTCTTTGATTTAGGCTAGCCTCTCCCAATGTACTTCTGGGCCTCCCCATTtccatcctctccctccttcctcctcttaccccacccctccacacctctcccttgccttctttgctctctctcatcccccttcctctcccttcccctccctcaccctccctttccctttcttccttcagccttccttcttcctccctccacctctccctctccagatctttccccttcctctctcccccttcttccccttcctcctcctcctcctcctcctcctcctcctcctcctcctcctctgccatcTGTACCTCCCACTTTCTTCTGTGCTTGTTTTTAAGTCAGGGTCTTGCTGTACAGCTCAGGCTGGTTTCAGACCTGTGACTATCCTCTTGCTCATCACCCTATCCCGGCACCTCTACTTTCTCTAGATTTATTTGCTCCATTCCTCAGGGTCTTTCTCTCATCAGGCAGCTCCTTTCTGTTCTCTCCTGACCCTAACACCATCTCCTCTTCCTTTGCGCCCAACAGATTTGCTTAAGAGCACAAActgctggaggctggagaggtggctcagtggttaagagcactggctgctcttctagaggtcctgagttcaattcccagcaaccatatggtggctcacagacatctgtaacaggatctgatgccctcttctggtgtgtctgatgacagctacagtgtattcatataaatgaataaaccttaaaaaatcaaatattaaaaaaaaaaaaaaaagcaccaactGCACTTGCAGAAGATCCAAACTCAGCTCGTCTCACCGGTGTCTCGAAACTGCCTGAAACGTTTGCTCCAAGGGATCTTTCTCCTCCAGGCCCC
This Mus musculus strain C57BL/6J chromosome 7, GRCm38.p6 C57BL/6J DNA region includes the following protein-coding sequences:
- the Pinlyp gene encoding phospholipase A2 inhibitor and Ly6/PLAUR domain-containing protein precursor gives rise to the protein MILFRRHRTFLLAFTLLCTLLGLGCPLTCEVCKGSGHTCSGKMKTCEDGKDACVVLVSESSTKGRKSVNTFKACMKYKDCYSGFVSTTMTPSDYMVSNAHCCQSDGCNSGSVPPPLNNRTENGLMCPSCIAPFQETCPGTQAARCVGRETHCIYFAGNVQAGIIHTKFATRGCATESACHTKAGAEVPSAFYLYFLRRADCLPAPYPPGRGE